From one Luteolibacter sp. SL250 genomic stretch:
- a CDS encoding secretin N-terminal domain-containing protein, with translation MSFLRPIAALGLAGITTGLAQPPEQPLVTPQPPARPAVPAAPGQPVPPPAPPAAGEIPLAEQKVTEAIIEPKLSGTALAGLYRKYTGRRVIVSAQAALAEFAFVQDASPTDPLTYAQVAELLKKAATIENFVFVPDSTDPNLDILTFSAGTITPKSRGVPVYTEGSTLPDGDAVITYVMNLQYLKPEAAVTTFNQVVGQFGAYGSIAPVANASSVIITENTSLIRRLIELKKEIDVPGGKVATRFIKVEYADVTELATTLNELFTAQQQAQRTAGVQRTGGQQNAPAVPGMPVGDGGGGGGTGGEENPPQIVPEPRTNRIFVMGRPNDLVFIESLVREFDVQTDQRNFMRRKLSFVKVADFLGIAENALTRAYSAGTATEGGAAGGAAGGQQGAQRTGAQSRTNQNSRTNSNSRTAASSGGFGTGGSSGFGGGGSGGGSGGSVGLDDPDVDTAPVSLLVGRTLLVADQITNSIVVQGPPAGVEIIENLLDQIDVKADQVMISTVFGQLTLTDEFDLGVDYVKALGGDRIAGQGGSGGSGTTIPLPSGATFDPGDIAAGTGLSLYGKIGNNLHIYLNALQNDSNFTILSRPSIFTSNNQKGIISSGERVAIPTNSNSFSSGGQSTNIEYQDVVLKLEVIPLVNSPNEITLQIALLNDELNGNQILAGAGPNGSALSVPRITTREILTQVTVPNNETIVLGGLIIDRDTKSVSGIPVLSSIPGLGRLFSRTEKDKSRSELLIFIQPSIVSGQNTLDLAQDDMNSRYKVSDDVLKLGNGPGVLPPPDVIPVSDKAGKSPRAVIIGPGPKKKPFPHHNFRGSPH, from the coding sequence ATGAGCTTCCTCCGCCCCATTGCCGCCCTCGGCCTCGCCGGAATCACCACCGGGCTCGCACAGCCTCCGGAACAACCGCTCGTCACACCACAGCCCCCTGCCCGTCCGGCAGTCCCCGCGGCTCCAGGCCAACCGGTGCCTCCTCCGGCTCCTCCCGCCGCCGGGGAGATTCCGCTCGCGGAGCAGAAGGTGACCGAGGCGATCATCGAGCCGAAGCTTTCCGGCACCGCCCTTGCGGGTCTCTACCGGAAATACACGGGGCGGCGTGTGATCGTCTCCGCCCAAGCCGCTCTGGCGGAGTTCGCCTTCGTGCAGGACGCCAGCCCCACCGATCCACTGACGTATGCCCAGGTCGCGGAGCTGTTGAAAAAGGCCGCCACCATCGAAAACTTCGTCTTCGTTCCGGATAGCACGGACCCGAATCTGGACATCCTCACCTTTTCCGCCGGCACGATCACCCCGAAGAGCCGCGGTGTACCAGTTTATACCGAGGGTTCCACACTGCCTGATGGGGATGCGGTCATCACCTACGTGATGAACCTGCAGTATCTGAAGCCGGAAGCCGCCGTCACCACTTTCAACCAGGTGGTCGGGCAGTTCGGGGCCTACGGATCCATCGCCCCTGTGGCGAACGCCTCCTCCGTCATCATCACGGAGAACACCTCCCTCATCCGCAGGCTCATCGAGCTGAAAAAGGAGATCGACGTTCCTGGTGGCAAGGTGGCCACCCGCTTCATCAAAGTGGAATACGCGGATGTGACCGAGCTGGCCACCACGCTCAACGAGCTTTTCACCGCCCAGCAGCAAGCCCAGCGCACCGCAGGCGTGCAACGCACCGGCGGCCAGCAGAATGCGCCCGCCGTTCCCGGAATGCCAGTGGGCGACGGTGGCGGTGGCGGAGGAACAGGCGGTGAGGAGAATCCCCCGCAGATCGTTCCGGAACCGCGCACCAACCGCATCTTTGTCATGGGCCGGCCGAATGACCTGGTGTTCATCGAAAGCCTGGTCCGCGAGTTCGACGTCCAGACGGACCAGCGGAACTTCATGCGCAGGAAGCTGAGCTTCGTGAAGGTCGCCGACTTTCTGGGCATCGCGGAGAACGCTCTGACCCGGGCCTACTCGGCGGGAACCGCCACCGAAGGGGGGGCGGCCGGTGGTGCCGCGGGTGGCCAACAAGGCGCGCAGAGGACCGGCGCCCAATCCCGCACCAACCAAAACTCCCGCACCAACAGCAACAGCCGGACCGCGGCTTCCAGCGGCGGCTTCGGCACCGGCGGTTCATCCGGCTTCGGAGGGGGTGGCAGCGGTGGTGGCAGCGGCGGATCCGTCGGTCTGGACGATCCGGATGTGGATACCGCACCGGTCTCCCTCCTCGTCGGACGGACCCTTCTCGTCGCGGACCAGATCACCAACTCCATCGTGGTCCAGGGACCACCCGCAGGCGTGGAAATCATCGAGAACCTGCTCGACCAGATCGACGTGAAGGCGGACCAGGTGATGATCTCGACGGTGTTCGGCCAGCTTACGCTGACCGATGAGTTCGATCTCGGAGTGGACTACGTGAAAGCGCTCGGTGGTGACAGGATCGCGGGCCAAGGAGGTTCCGGCGGCAGTGGCACCACCATTCCCCTCCCTTCCGGTGCGACCTTTGACCCAGGTGACATTGCAGCGGGCACCGGACTGTCGCTCTACGGCAAGATCGGCAACAACCTGCACATCTACCTCAACGCCCTGCAGAACGACTCGAACTTCACGATCCTCTCACGCCCCAGCATCTTCACCTCCAACAACCAGAAGGGGATCATCTCCAGTGGCGAGCGGGTGGCGATTCCCACGAACAGCAACAGCTTTTCATCAGGCGGACAAAGCACGAACATCGAATACCAGGACGTCGTCCTGAAGCTCGAAGTGATCCCGCTGGTGAACTCCCCCAACGAGATCACCCTCCAGATCGCCCTTCTCAACGACGAACTGAATGGAAATCAGATCCTCGCGGGAGCGGGGCCGAATGGTTCGGCTCTTTCCGTCCCGCGGATCACCACCCGGGAGATCCTCACCCAGGTCACGGTTCCCAACAACGAGACGATCGTCCTCGGAGGCTTGATCATTGATCGGGATACCAAGTCTGTAAGCGGGATTCCCGTCCTGAGCAGCATCCCGGGACTCGGACGACTGTTTTCCCGGACCGAAAAGGACAAGTCCCGCTCCGAGCTGCTGATCTTCATCCAGCCCAGCATTGTCAGCGGCCAGAATACGCTGGATCTCGCCCAGGATGACATGAACTCCCGCTACAAGGTCTCCGATGACGTCCTCAAATTGGGCAACGGTCCCGGAGTTCTCCCCCCACCGGACGTCATTCCGGTGTCGGACAAGGCGGGCAAGAGTCCCCGGGCGGTGATCATCGGCCCCGGCCCGAAGAAAAAGCCGTTCCCGCACCATAACTTCCGCGGCTCACCCCACTGA
- the recR gene encoding recombination mediator RecR codes for MGRADFPEPVKALVAELKRLPGVGPRSAERMAVWLLRNKKADPVSLAAALVKAEEEIISCPVCGFFATRDGCGICDDPRRDDHLLCVVEQATDVLPLERSGAFNGRYHCLGGKLSPLDRVSPEDLEIPSLLKRIGDGEIEVILALGSDVEGEATANYLADLLRGRNCRITRIAQGLPAGGGLEHADELTLLRALQGRRSF; via the coding sequence ATGGGCAGAGCGGATTTTCCAGAGCCGGTGAAGGCATTGGTCGCGGAGCTGAAGCGCCTTCCCGGCGTCGGTCCCCGCAGCGCGGAACGGATGGCCGTCTGGCTGCTCCGGAACAAGAAGGCGGATCCCGTTTCGCTCGCCGCCGCCTTGGTCAAAGCGGAGGAGGAGATCATCTCCTGCCCGGTCTGCGGCTTCTTCGCCACCCGGGACGGGTGCGGCATCTGTGATGACCCCCGGCGCGACGATCACCTCCTCTGCGTGGTGGAGCAGGCCACGGATGTCCTCCCCCTGGAGCGCTCCGGGGCGTTCAATGGCAGATACCACTGTCTCGGCGGAAAACTCTCCCCGCTGGACAGGGTATCCCCGGAGGATCTGGAAATCCCATCCCTGCTCAAGCGCATCGGCGATGGGGAGATCGAGGTGATTCTGGCCCTGGGCTCGGATGTCGAGGGAGAGGCCACGGCCAACTACCTGGCGGATCTCCTGCGAGGCCGGAACTGCCGCATCACCCGCATCGCCCAAGGGCTCCCTGCCGGTGGTGGCCTGGAACATGCCGACGAGCTCACCTTGCTGCGCGCCCTCCAGGGCCGCCGCAGCTTTTAA
- a CDS encoding peroxiredoxin, translating into MKPAPGAPAPDFEATVVEGTREGRVKLSDLRGEKVVLVFYPKDSTPGCTLQACALRDGWEEIRGKARIFGVSADGVKSHQNFIRKRELPYPLIADEDRGICGAYGVWVEKSFMGRKFMGIERTTFVIGADGRISAVLEKVSPPKHLALLKEALA; encoded by the coding sequence ATGAAACCTGCACCGGGCGCCCCCGCCCCCGACTTTGAAGCGACCGTGGTGGAAGGCACCCGTGAAGGCCGTGTGAAACTCTCCGACCTGCGGGGGGAGAAGGTGGTGCTGGTATTCTACCCGAAGGACAGCACCCCTGGCTGCACCCTCCAGGCCTGCGCCCTGAGGGACGGCTGGGAGGAGATCCGTGGGAAGGCCCGCATCTTCGGCGTGAGCGCGGACGGGGTGAAGAGCCACCAGAATTTCATCCGCAAGCGGGAGCTGCCCTATCCCCTCATCGCGGATGAGGACCGCGGCATCTGCGGAGCCTACGGCGTATGGGTGGAAAAGTCGTTCATGGGCAGGAAATTCATGGGCATCGAGCGCACCACCTTCGTCATCGGCGCGGACGGCCGGATCTCCGCCGTGCTGGAAAAAGTTTCACCCCCCAAACACCTGGCGCTCCTGAAGGAAGCGCTTGCTTGA
- a CDS encoding CDP-alcohol phosphatidyltransferase family protein, producing the protein MNLASKITLTRLLLVPVFAVLAIYYGKTIAAGEPVEWLRIAALATFVTAAASDGIDGWVARRFNQRSKFGAFIDPLADKTLLLTGITVLAAVDWGPDGWSLPVWFSALVIVRDVIIVAGLAFLHFTHHKIQIKPHWSGKVCTVAQMFALGWVMLRIYLLPPIYPCVIAAVFTVWSTVAYVRQGLVILNESGHARE; encoded by the coding sequence ATGAACCTGGCCAGCAAGATCACGCTCACCCGCTTGTTGCTGGTGCCGGTCTTCGCGGTTCTGGCGATCTACTACGGCAAAACCATCGCGGCGGGAGAACCGGTGGAATGGCTGCGCATCGCGGCACTGGCGACCTTCGTGACAGCGGCCGCGAGCGACGGCATCGACGGCTGGGTGGCGCGACGCTTCAACCAACGCTCGAAATTCGGCGCGTTCATCGACCCGCTGGCGGACAAGACGCTGCTGCTGACGGGCATCACGGTACTGGCCGCGGTGGACTGGGGTCCGGACGGCTGGAGCCTGCCGGTGTGGTTCAGCGCGTTGGTCATCGTGCGGGATGTCATCATCGTGGCCGGGCTGGCGTTCCTCCACTTCACCCACCACAAGATCCAGATCAAGCCGCACTGGAGCGGCAAGGTCTGCACGGTGGCGCAGATGTTCGCGCTGGGTTGGGTGATGCTGAGAATCTACCTGCTGCCTCCCATCTATCCCTGCGTCATCGCCGCGGTGTTCACGGTGTGGTCCACGGTCGCGTATGTCCGCCAGGGCCTGGTCATCCTGAACGAAAGCGGGCACGCCCGGGAGTGA